DNA sequence from the Bacteroidota bacterium genome:
AAAAGAATAACATTTTTACCATTTATCTGTTCAGGATTATTGAAAGTAAACATTCCAGCAACATTATCTCTTTTTAAATAGCCATTTTCAAATACTTTTTGCGGTTGTGTTTCTCCTGTTTTTACAAGATTATGTGAGATAGGTACTTTCAAAACTCTTGAAATTTTTTCTGCAAAATTCTTAACCAAGTCCCCTGATTCAGTAGGTGGCACATATACAATTAAATCAAACGTCAGTCTGTCTAATAACCCTAACCACCGATTAAATTTTTGTCAAATATAAGGACATTTCTGCTTTGCTCAAAAATAATTTGCTTTTTTTAGGTTACGTTTTTCGAATTGCTTCTTTCAGTGATGTTGGAAAAATATATGCCTGTCTTCTGTCTTTTCCTTGTATAAATTTCATAGTATAAAAATAGAAATTATTCCTTTGGTGGCAAATTATTTTTATCTACAAA
Encoded proteins:
- a CDS encoding phosphoribosyltransferase family protein, with product MPPTESGDLVKNFAEKISRVLKVPISHNLVKTGETQPQKVFENGYLKRDNVAGMFTFNNPEQINGKNVILFDDIFDSGATIKEIGRMLTNSGASKIAPLIIARTVGGDI